In Flagellatimonas centrodinii, a single window of DNA contains:
- a CDS encoding FixH family protein, with amino-acid sequence MHPRRTRSLPTLWLLMTACLATPAAALAQTFPPLQGDRYLLQVRSQLEPVAINRIHAWALELRDRDGALVADATITVRGGMPAHQHGLPTAPRVTEVLGPGRYLLEGMKFQMGGEWEVQFLIEAPPGAETLTLAFTL; translated from the coding sequence ATGCACCCACGACGCACCCGCTCGCTGCCCACCCTGTGGCTGCTGATGACTGCCTGCCTCGCCACGCCCGCTGCGGCGTTGGCGCAGACCTTCCCACCGCTGCAGGGCGACCGTTATCTGCTGCAGGTCCGGAGTCAGCTTGAGCCGGTTGCCATCAACCGCATACACGCGTGGGCGCTGGAACTGCGCGACCGCGACGGCGCCCTGGTCGCGGATGCCACGATCACCGTTCGTGGCGGCATGCCCGCGCACCAGCACGGCCTGCCAACCGCACCCCGTGTCACCGAGGTACTGGGCCCCGGTCGCTATCTGCTGGAGGGGATGAAGTTCCAGATGGGGGGCGAGTGGGAGGTGCAGTTCCTGATCGAGGCGCCCCCGGGTGCAGAAACGCTGACCCTGGCCTTCACGCTCTGA
- a CDS encoding TonB-dependent receptor domain-containing protein: protein MTRHLLSDSVHTTRATLRAAALGASSALIWAAAGIAQAEDRQRSFEIEAQPLGDALLDYARQSDRVVTVPPALVDGRMAEALSGEMAPDEALHRLLADTGLSTERSSSGAYRVRAVNDGEAGHDDDPVDADAADEPEPQEAALAIDNITVTAQRREQRIQDVPIAVSAFSAQALNDRKIEGGSELLRAIPNVTFSKNNFSMYNFSIRGVGTKAISAASDPGVAISFNNTPLIRNRLFEQEYLDVQRVEVLRGPQGTLYGRNATGGVVNMIPNIAIHSDDIEGNLGVEVGNYASRRMRGFINVPVSDTFAVRLAGAATRRDGFDYNTFNDHHVNDRNLWSSRLSASWSPSDRFRANLIWEHFDEDDQRARTGKQLCTTDPGPAEIGDTSIDRIALQNMLSQGCLPETLFSTAAYGTPNAASFPAYRATSVVISLGRLRGDTEQATIVPFGGNPYEGQVQSLDLREIATSYDPLFRAENDVAQLNFEFDLSDRLRLFSQTAYAKDDYWSTQDYARFISNDIFLDTSLLERQSPIAPGGVYHDPQLGPSTRLEAADLNQSDNQQWYQEFRLQSRLEGNFNFLLGANYLYFETQDDYYVFNNLFSMASEYIYNQWLAGAGPKPSPYENTSVISDECDNDYNGGNPTFSECVYIDRSPISNLAGDGHNYFRSKNVIETRSWAVFGEGYWDLRPDLRVTLGLRHTEDQKTSTPYPTQLLLGANLDGSTGISSGGFLRRGFFADPKVKQDWKALTGRLVVDWRPQLSFTDDTLLYASYSRGYKGGGTNPPRAAINPDTVQYLPLEGTFDPEYLNAFEIGAKNAFAGGRATLNATAFYYDYKDYQVSQIVDRTSLNENFDATVWGLELEGVVRPTPQLQIDGNLGYLNTRIASGEGSIDVMDRTAGDEDWTVVRPWVQVPSNCIAPTEHVETVIQGSPTYGDFLTTLALSALCSGSRNWGTFNPEVQSNLRFDQFYGFVYNPLADAPNNGRGIETDLSGHELPNAPSWTANLGTQYTFHQGEWELTPRADYYWQDESYFRVFNSEYDRLKSWDNLNVSFTMVRPRDRLVVELYVKNVLDDTPIVDAFTNSDDTQLTTNVFTLDPRLWGLRISKDF from the coding sequence ATGACGCGCCACTTGTTGTCCGATTCTGTCCACACCACGAGAGCGACTTTGCGCGCCGCGGCGCTGGGTGCCTCCTCCGCATTGATCTGGGCCGCTGCCGGCATCGCCCAGGCGGAGGACCGCCAACGCAGCTTCGAGATCGAGGCTCAGCCGCTCGGCGATGCACTGCTGGACTATGCACGCCAGTCTGATCGTGTTGTCACGGTGCCGCCGGCATTGGTGGACGGGCGCATGGCCGAAGCCCTGTCCGGCGAAATGGCGCCGGACGAAGCGCTGCATCGGCTGCTTGCCGACACCGGCCTGTCCACCGAGCGCAGTAGCTCGGGTGCCTACCGGGTCCGAGCCGTCAACGATGGCGAGGCCGGTCACGATGACGATCCCGTGGACGCCGACGCCGCGGACGAGCCCGAGCCCCAGGAGGCGGCACTGGCTATCGACAACATTACCGTCACCGCGCAGCGACGCGAACAGCGGATCCAGGACGTTCCCATCGCGGTTTCGGCCTTCAGCGCCCAGGCGCTCAACGATCGCAAAATCGAAGGAGGCTCGGAACTGTTGCGGGCGATACCGAACGTCACGTTCTCGAAGAACAACTTCTCGATGTACAACTTCTCGATCCGCGGTGTGGGCACCAAGGCTATCTCGGCTGCAAGCGACCCCGGCGTGGCGATCAGCTTCAACAACACCCCGCTGATCCGCAATCGTCTGTTCGAACAGGAGTATCTCGACGTGCAGCGGGTGGAGGTGCTGCGCGGCCCGCAAGGGACCCTCTACGGCCGCAATGCCACCGGCGGCGTGGTGAACATGATCCCCAATATCGCCATACATTCGGACGATATCGAGGGCAATCTCGGAGTCGAAGTCGGGAACTACGCCAGCCGTCGGATGCGCGGCTTCATCAACGTTCCCGTCAGCGACACCTTCGCGGTGCGCCTGGCCGGCGCCGCCACCCGCCGTGACGGCTTCGACTACAACACCTTCAACGATCACCACGTCAACGACCGCAATCTGTGGTCCAGCCGCCTCAGCGCCAGCTGGAGCCCCAGCGACCGCTTTCGCGCCAACCTGATCTGGGAGCACTTCGACGAAGATGATCAGCGCGCACGCACCGGCAAGCAGTTGTGCACCACGGACCCTGGGCCGGCGGAAATCGGCGACACATCAATCGATCGCATCGCGCTGCAGAACATGCTGAGCCAGGGCTGCCTTCCAGAGACGCTGTTCAGCACGGCGGCCTACGGCACGCCGAACGCCGCCTCATTTCCGGCCTATCGCGCGACCAGTGTAGTCATCAGCCTGGGGCGCCTGCGGGGCGACACTGAACAGGCCACGATCGTGCCCTTTGGCGGTAATCCCTATGAAGGCCAAGTGCAGTCGCTCGACCTTCGCGAAATCGCCACCAGCTATGACCCGCTCTTTCGGGCAGAAAACGATGTTGCGCAACTCAATTTCGAATTCGATCTAAGTGACCGTCTGCGTCTTTTCTCGCAGACCGCGTATGCAAAAGACGACTACTGGTCAACCCAGGATTACGCGCGATTCATCTCCAACGACATCTTCCTTGATACCAGCCTGCTCGAACGGCAAAGCCCGATTGCCCCGGGCGGGGTCTACCACGATCCGCAGCTTGGGCCATCCACCCGGCTAGAAGCGGCTGACCTCAACCAGTCGGACAACCAGCAGTGGTACCAGGAGTTCAGGCTGCAATCGCGCTTAGAGGGCAACTTCAACTTCCTGCTCGGCGCCAATTATCTGTATTTCGAAACCCAGGATGATTACTACGTGTTCAACAACCTGTTCAGCATGGCTTCGGAGTACATCTACAACCAGTGGCTCGCTGGCGCCGGCCCCAAGCCGTCGCCCTACGAGAACACCAGCGTCATCTCGGATGAATGCGACAACGATTACAACGGCGGCAACCCAACCTTCTCCGAGTGCGTGTACATCGACCGTAGCCCCATCAGTAACCTGGCGGGTGACGGTCACAATTACTTCCGTTCCAAGAACGTGATCGAAACCCGCTCCTGGGCTGTCTTCGGTGAGGGCTACTGGGATCTCCGCCCCGACCTGCGCGTGACATTGGGTCTGCGCCACACGGAAGATCAGAAAACCTCCACCCCCTACCCGACCCAGCTGCTGCTGGGCGCCAACCTTGATGGTTCCACCGGCATCTCGTCGGGGGGCTTCCTGCGCCGGGGGTTTTTCGCCGACCCCAAGGTGAAGCAGGATTGGAAGGCGCTGACAGGGCGTCTGGTGGTGGATTGGCGGCCGCAGCTCTCGTTCACGGATGACACCCTGCTCTACGCCTCGTACTCGCGCGGCTACAAGGGCGGCGGCACCAATCCGCCGCGCGCCGCGATCAACCCGGACACCGTTCAATACCTGCCGTTGGAGGGCACTTTCGACCCCGAGTACCTCAACGCCTTCGAAATCGGTGCCAAAAACGCCTTCGCAGGCGGACGGGCCACCCTGAATGCGACCGCCTTCTACTATGACTACAAGGACTATCAAGTCTCTCAGATCGTCGACCGCACCTCGCTCAATGAGAACTTCGATGCCACCGTCTGGGGTCTGGAGCTGGAAGGCGTCGTGCGCCCGACCCCACAGCTTCAGATCGACGGCAATCTGGGCTACTTGAACACCCGCATCGCCAGCGGCGAGGGATCGATCGATGTCATGGACCGCACTGCCGGCGATGAGGACTGGACCGTCGTGCGCCCCTGGGTGCAGGTCCCTTCAAACTGCATTGCGCCCACCGAGCACGTCGAAACCGTCATCCAGGGAAGCCCCACCTATGGCGACTTCCTCACGACGCTGGCGCTCTCCGCACTCTGCTCGGGCTCCCGCAACTGGGGCACCTTCAACCCGGAGGTGCAATCCAATCTGCGGTTCGACCAGTTCTACGGCTTCGTCTACAACCCGCTGGCCGATGCCCCCAACAACGGACGCGGAATCGAAACCGACCTGAGCGGCCACGAACTGCCCAACGCACCGAGCTGGACTGCCAACCTGGGCACCCAGTACACCTTCCATCAAGGCGAATGGGAACTGACCCCGCGTGCCGACTACTACTGGCAGGACGAGAGTTACTTCCGGGTGTTCAACAGCGAGTACGACCGTCTGAAGTCCTGGGACAACCTCAATGTCTCCTTCACCATGGTGCGCCCGCGTGATCGCCTGGTGGTGGAGCTCTACGTCAAGAACGTGCTCGACGACACCCCCATCGTCGATGCCTTCACCAACAGCGATGACACCCAGCTCACCACCAACGTGTTCACGCTGGATCCGCGCCTGTGGGGGCTGCGCATCTCCAAGGACTTCTGA